One window of Marmota flaviventris isolate mMarFla1 chromosome 5, mMarFla1.hap1, whole genome shotgun sequence genomic DNA carries:
- the Mcidas gene encoding multicilin, with protein sequence MQVCGSSAAGRRVFDSICPNRMLELPGPPLRKPVKPERKFAPPRKFFSGCGGGSPVSVYEDPPDVEPAALPALTTIDLQDLADCSSLLGSDAPPSGDPAASQSHSLETEVDFSLQNFRETVDDLIADSSTLMSPTLAVSDFPFSPCDVSPLGSYLSQRLEPRALQSAPLRTPEVPPPEQYWKEVADQNQRALGNALVENNQLHVTLTQKQEEIASLKERNVQLKELASRTRHLASVLDKLMITQSRDCGATAEPFLFKTTAKRSLEEMFTAAGQDCAEVDAILREISQRCDEALQSRDAKRPRLQTEPRNTDCWPGNLHGAFRGLRTDGCRSALNLNHSELEEGGSFSTPIRSHSTIRTLAFPQGNAFTIRTASGGYKFRWVPS encoded by the exons ATGCAAGTGTGCGGGAGCAGCGCGGCGGGACGCCGGGTCTTCGATAGCATCTGCCCTAACAGGATGCTGGAGCTGCCAGGCCCTCCTCTCCGCAAACCCGTGAAGCCGGAGAGGAAG TTCGCCCCTCCGCGGAAGTTCTTTTCGGGATGCGGCGGCGGCAGCCCGGTGTCTGTATACGAGGACCCCCCGGACGTGGAGCCCGCTGCACTGCCAG CCCTTACCACCATAGACTTGCAAGACCTCGCGGACTGCTCCTCTCTTCTCGGGTCCGACGCGCCGCCTAGTGGTGACCCGGCTGCCTCTCAG AGCCACTCCTTGGAAACGGAAGTGGACTTCAGTCTTCAGAATTTCAGAGAAACAGTGGATGATCTCATCGCAG ACTCATCTACTTTGATGTCGCCTACCCTGGCCGTCAGTGACTTCCCCTTCTCTCCTTGCGATGTATCGCCTCTCGGGTCCTACCTCTCCCAGCGGTTGGAGCCCCGGGCCCTCCAGTCAGCACCACTACGCACTCCAGAGGTGCCGCCGCCAGAACAGTACTGGAAGGAGGTGGCCGACCAGAACCAGAGAGCACTGGGGAATGCTCTCGTTGAAAATAACCAA CTGCACGTGACGCTAACTCAGAAACAGGAGGAGATCGCCTCGCTTAAGGAACGGAACGTGCAGCTGAAAGAACTCGCCAGCCGGACCAGGCACCTGGCTTCGGTGCTGGAT AAGCTGATGATCACGCAGTCCCGAGATTGCGGGGCTACCGCCGAGCCCTTCCTGTTCAAAACGACTGCAAAAAGGAGCTTGGAGGAGATGTTCACCGCTGCGGGTCAGGATTGCGCGGAAGTAGACGCCATACTGAGAGAGATTTCTCAGCGTTGCGATGAAGCCCTACAGAGTCGCGATGCCAAGAGGCCCCGCCTGCAAACCGAGCCCAGGAACACTGACTGCTGGCCGGGAAATCTGCACGGAGCCTTCCGAGGACTGCGCACGGACGGCTGTCGCAGCGCATTGAACCTGAACCACAGCGAGCTGGAGGAGGGCGGCTCTTTCAGCACTCCCATCCGCAGCCACAGCACTATCCGCACGCTCGCCTTCCCCCAGGGCAATGCCTTCACCATCCGAACAGCCAGTGGGGGCTACAAATTCCGCTGGGTACCTAGTTGA
- the Ccno gene encoding cyclin-O — protein MVTPCPTSPSAGAGRLDNNQNFRAPVKKSRRLRLRRKEPLQPRNPCTPRGDSGVCDLFESPSSGSDFADSPAESVARDCSPLPGPARPLEPLDLQTFRDYGQSCYAFRKAQESRFHPRESLAMQPQVTAESRCKLLSWLIPVHRQFGLSFESLCLTVNTLDRFLTTTPVAADCFQLLGVTSLLIACKQVEVHPPRVKQLLALCCGTFSRQQLCNLECIVLHKLHFSLGAPTISFFLEHFTHTRVEAGQAEVSEALEAQALARGVAELSLADYAFTGYAPSLLAICCLALADRMLRLPHPVDLRLGEHSEAALQDCLGKLQLLVAINSTSLTHMLPLQICKKCNLFPSLK, from the exons ATGGTGACCCCCTGCCCCACCAGCCCCTCTGCCGGAGCAGGGAGGCTAGACAACAACCAGAATTTTCGAGCCCCCGTGAAGAAGAGCAGGCGCCTGCGCCTCCGGAGGAAAGAGCCGCTTCAACCCCGGAACCCCTGCACGCCCCGAGGAGACTCCGGAGTTTGCGACCTTTTCGAGTCTCCCAGCTCCGGTTCGGACTTTGCAGACAGCCCAGCCGAGTCGGTGGCGCGAGACTGTAGCCCCCTGCCGGGTCCTGCCCGGCCGCTGGAGCCGCTAGATCTACAAACCTTCCGGGACTACGGCCAGAGCTGCTACGCTTTCCGTAAGGCTCAGGAGAGCCGCTTCCATCCGCGGGAGTCTCTGGCGATGCAGCCACAA GTGACTGCGGAATCCCGTTGTAAACTGCTCAGCTGGCTGATCCCAGTGCACCGCCAATTCGGCCTCTCCTTCGAGTCACTGTGCCTGACAGTGAACACTCTGGACCGCTTCCTCACCACCACACCAGTGGCTGCAGACTGCTTCCAGCTGCTCGGGGTCACCTCTCTGCTTATCGCTTGCAAACAG GTGGAGGTGCACCCACCGCGCGTGAAACAGCTTCTGGCCCTGTGCTGCGGAACCTTCTCCCGGCAGCAACTCTGCAATCTCGAATGCATCGTGCTGCACAAGCTGCACTTCAGCCTGGGTGCCCCCACCATCAGCTTCTTTCTGGAGCATTTCACTCACACCCGCGTGGAGGCCGGACAGGCTGAAGTCTCGGAAGCCCTGGAAGCACAAGCCCTGGCGCGGGGGGTGGCTGAGCTAAGCCTGGCTGATTATGCCTTCACTGGCTATGCTCCCTCCCTGCTGGCCATCTGCTGCCTGGCGCTGGCAGATCGCATGCTGCGGCTGCCACACCCGGTGGACTTGCGCCTGGGCGAACACTCAGAGGCGGCGCTGCAGGACTGCCTGGGAAAGCTGCAGCTGCTGGTGGCCATAAACAGTACCTCTCTGACTCACATGCTGCCCCTCCAGATTTGCAAGAAGTGCAACCTGTTCCCAAGCTTGAAATAA